Proteins encoded within one genomic window of Candidatus Giovannonibacteria bacterium:
- a CDS encoding lamin tail domain-containing protein, with product MENFRTLKIWKILIMGTLALSPFFTLAYSPETTHRALTQEIVKAFNSYYPNLKMGEVDGSAVEIGSVGEDNGARALHHFYDPVYNRGLFGQLSAKDWAQNTLAQASVFRPLAGAITGVFGAPTDYSWDRAVYDYVWVDKSRGLDGLGHILHLIEDMSVPDHTRNDAHPPYADKLFHQASPYEHWASKWNAETMAGLSTMIYHSGSQPARFSSLGEYFDSMATYSNNNFFSKDTTPEKSKEYFNPIIKSISVEHIDGVQYYFAYGELDSKKLRLVKLETLKGDNSKFITKFDDNTYVMNDYWSHLSKQAVLHGVGVVRLFFEAVEEERENKRLLAKNKTIFDRVASLLPSQVSGAVGLNNKEEPKPLVEEIPQSAFEPHLAVSPPSEPPDFLKLPDGKKPGFLEVSKPGFEESGSVLSPGGVTNLVVQQPSEAANLETKSPNEDLPPFLQLQAAGGGGSPGFGGGTPTPPAETPASDTTAPDISLDVSECPGLASVAGECLVASSTATVSWSSAAGDLNHYDVRCEVGGVSCDGFNFASTTATSTIYSLPADDSTYIFKAKAVDNAGNESAQTTKTVVFFTRPVVINEIAWAGTSANSADEWIELYNRSSKSVSIANWVLYAGDGVPYINLSGTISAGGYYLIERTDNDTVSDVTADLTAPFSGSGAGSGLGNGGETLVLSRASTTIDQTVLCSNAWCGGLASPTYSSMERIDMEAVGTDTGNWGTSNGVVKNGLDSAGAALTATPRARNSLHYLISQGATLSSDKTLKQSFGTYIIKDNETLTIASGKTLTIEPGVTVKMGDSADLIVDGTLKSDGTAANNILFTALSGSPAAGSWRNVRITSSSQNSSVSHTRFKYGGGFASNIPQERRALLSVIDNSITISNSIFENSFSAGARLTTSNSTIQNNTFSVGTTTADNVGFYVVGGAPTVSGNTFSENYFGAKAEGAAASYANNIFNNNISYALYSSNGSSTFSGNSGAGNGKNGIALLGTISAAGGTTTLASNSLAYLTISSSNAEISAGAGLVLEAGARFAGEDSSSRLTVNGALKLEGASKSSIVFTSLADTAPGEWYGIVVNSGGYMYGGGFTLRYGGYGAGGNPNAIAGIGVFGGSVSLSDGRIENNYKAGMRLYDHATSTLTNFEFNNHASPASNSTALVAANAGVVLNTVSFSDNFLGVSSSNSTIQATGATFSGNTTDKSPADAF from the coding sequence ATGGAAAATTTTAGAACTCTGAAAATTTGGAAAATTCTAATCATGGGGACGCTGGCGCTGTCCCCATTTTTTACACTGGCATACTCGCCGGAAACAACACATAGGGCGCTGACGCAAGAAATTGTCAAAGCATTTAACTCTTATTATCCGAATCTTAAAATGGGCGAGGTTGATGGAAGCGCGGTGGAGATAGGGAGCGTCGGAGAAGACAACGGAGCAAGGGCGCTGCATCATTTTTATGACCCTGTTTATAACCGCGGTTTGTTTGGACAGCTTTCCGCGAAGGACTGGGCCCAGAACACTTTGGCGCAGGCGAGCGTTTTCCGGCCATTGGCCGGGGCAATCACCGGGGTTTTCGGAGCGCCTACAGATTATTCTTGGGACCGCGCGGTTTATGATTATGTCTGGGTGGACAAATCGCGCGGGCTGGACGGCTTGGGGCACATTTTGCATTTGATTGAAGATATGTCCGTGCCCGACCATACCAGAAACGATGCGCACCCGCCTTATGCCGATAAGCTTTTTCATCAGGCAAGCCCCTATGAACACTGGGCGAGTAAATGGAATGCGGAAACCATGGCCGGTTTATCCACTATGATATATCATAGTGGTTCGCAACCGGCGCGTTTTTCTTCTCTTGGGGAATATTTTGATTCAATGGCGACTTATTCTAATAATAATTTTTTTAGCAAGGATACAACGCCAGAAAAATCAAAAGAGTATTTTAATCCAATTATCAAGAGTATCAGTGTAGAACATATTGATGGGGTTCAATATTACTTTGCATACGGAGAACTTGATAGCAAGAAATTGCGTTTGGTTAAATTAGAGACTCTGAAAGGAGATAACTCAAAATTTATAACTAAATTTGACGATAATACTTATGTAATGAATGACTACTGGTCTCATCTTTCCAAACAAGCGGTTTTGCATGGGGTTGGGGTGGTGAGATTGTTTTTTGAGGCGGTTGAGGAGGAGAGAGAGAACAAAAGATTGTTGGCGAAAAATAAAACGATTTTTGACAGGGTGGCGAGTTTGCTTCCGTCGCAAGTTAGCGGCGCGGTCGGTTTAAATAATAAAGAAGAGCCGAAGCCGTTGGTTGAAGAGATTCCTCAAAGCGCATTTGAGCCCCACTTGGCGGTTTCACCGCCAAGTGAGCCGCCCGACTTCTTAAAACTGCCCGACGGGAAGAAACCTGGTTTTTTGGAAGTCTCAAAACCAGGTTTCGAGGAGTCGGGCAGTGTTCTCTCGCCGGGCGGCGTAACCAATTTGGTTGTCCAACAACCAAGTGAAGCAGCCAACTTGGAAACTAAGTCCCCGAATGAGGATTTACCGCCTTTTTTGCAGTTGCAGGCGGCGGGCGGAGGCGGTTCTCCCGGCTTTGGCGGAGGCACGCCGACGCCGCCTGCGGAAACTCCGGCTTCCGACACAACCGCTCCGGATATTTCTTTGGACGTTTCGGAATGCCCCGGGCTGGCTTCCGTTGCCGGCGAATGCCTTGTGGCAAGCTCAACCGCCACTGTTTCCTGGTCCAGCGCCGCGGGCGACCTGAATCATTACGATGTGAGGTGTGAAGTGGGAGGTGTAAGTTGCGACGGATTTAATTTTGCGAGCACCACGGCGACTTCCACAATTTATTCTTTGCCCGCGGACGATTCCACTTATATTTTCAAAGCAAAAGCGGTGGACAATGCCGGCAACGAGAGCGCGCAAACGACTAAGACGGTCGTGTTTTTCACTCGCCCTGTTGTCATAAATGAAATCGCCTGGGCGGGAACTTCTGCGAACAGCGCCGACGAGTGGATTGAGCTTTATAATAGAAGTTCAAAAAGCGTGAGTATCGCGAATTGGGTTTTATACGCGGGCGACGGCGTTCCGTATATTAATCTTTCGGGAACAATTTCCGCCGGAGGATATTATTTAATAGAAAGGACGGATAATGACACCGTAAGCGACGTGACCGCCGACCTCACTGCGCCTTTTTCCGGCTCGGGTGCGGGCTCCGGTCTTGGGAACGGCGGAGAAACTTTGGTTTTATCCCGCGCATCAACGACGATTGACCAAACTGTTCTTTGCTCCAACGCTTGGTGCGGAGGACTTGCCTCGCCGACTTATTCATCAATGGAAAGAATTGATATGGAAGCCGTGGGGACGGACACGGGGAACTGGGGGACATCAAACGGCGTTGTGAAAAACGGCTTGGATTCGGCGGGCGCGGCGCTTACTGCGACTCCGCGGGCGCGCAACTCACTTCATTATTTAATTTCGCAGGGCGCGACTTTATCTTCCGACAAAACGTTAAAACAATCTTTCGGAACCTACATTATAAAAGACAACGAAACTCTGACAATCGCGAGCGGCAAAACTTTGACGATTGAGCCGGGAGTTACGGTGAAGATGGGCGACTCGGCTGATTTGATTGTGGACGGCACTCTAAAATCAGACGGCACTGCGGCAAACAATATTTTATTTACCGCTTTGTCGGGCTCTCCCGCGGCGGGCAGCTGGAGAAACGTGCGGATTACCTCCAGCAGCCAGAATTCCAGCGTAAGCCATACCCGTTTTAAATACGGCGGCGGGTTTGCCAGCAATATCCCGCAGGAACGCAGAGCGCTTTTGAGCGTTATTGACAACTCCATAACCATTTCCAATTCAATTTTTGAAAATTCTTTTTCGGCGGGAGCAAGATTGACGACTTCTAACTCCACAATTCAGAACAATACCTTCTCTGTGGGCACGACGACGGCGGATAACGTCGGGTTTTACGTCGTGGGCGGAGCGCCGACCGTTTCCGGAAACACGTTTTCGGAAAATTATTTTGGAGCAAAGGCGGAAGGGGCGGCCGCGTCTTACGCGAATAATATTTTTAACAATAATATTTCTTACGCTTTGTATTCATCAAACGGCTCCAGCACTTTTTCTGGGAATTCCGGCGCGGGCAACGGCAAAAACGGCATAGCGCTTTTGGGGACGATTTCTGCAGCGGGCGGGACGACGACGCTCGCTTCTAATTCTCTGGCTTACCTAACAATTTCTTCGTCAAATGCCGAAATTTCCGCCGGAGCGGGTTTGGTTTTGGAAGCGGGCGCGCGGTTTGCCGGCGAGGACAGCTCTTCGCGGCTCACCGTAAACGGCGCGTTAAAACTTGAAGGCGCGAGCAAAAGCAGTATCGTTTTCACTTCTTTGGCGGACACGGCGCCCGGCGAGTGGTACGGCATTGTGGTAAATTCCGGCGGATATATGTATGGCGGCGGGTTCACTTTGCGCTACGGCGGATATGGCGCGGGAGGCAACCCTAACGCCATAGCGGGCATCGGAGTTTTTGGCGGGAGCGTCAGTTTGTCGGACGGGCGGATTGAGAATAATTACAAGGCCGGAATGCGGCTTTACGACCACGCGACCTCAACGCTCACCAATTTTGAATTTAATAACCACGCCTCGCCCGCGAGCAATTCAACGGCGCTGGTTGCCGCCAACGCCGGAGTGGTTTTGAACACAGTTTCGTTTTCCGATAACTTCCTGGGGGTTTCTTCTTCCAACTCAACGATTCAGGCGACTGGCGCGACTTTCAGCGGAAACACAACCGACAAGTCCCCGGCAGACGCTTTTTAG